From one Montipora capricornis isolate CH-2021 chromosome 10, ASM3666992v2, whole genome shotgun sequence genomic stretch:
- the LOC138022212 gene encoding uncharacterized protein, translating into MRNPRQGTPSPHPIHFHVVPDVLHSKRSSLLTPHLPSLAEGSLDCNMLARTISPVFSPAEVGKTDIADLAGSPSLSRRKQVVKSAFETWSDSSKDISKLPNLDKRDLLITERKVRTGSPNLDFRSPRHKQLRKAFSQPAIMSKSDSFPKLNTCDSPQRKYTENERSAEIRRHIHQENVDYDLLTSKAAILERYLNSQKAA; encoded by the coding sequence ATGAGAAACCCGAGACAGGGCACACCGTCTCCTCATCCAATACATTTCCATGTCGTCCCAGACGTTCTTCATTCGAAAAGATCGTCTTTGTTAACTCCACATTTGCCTTCCTTGGCTGAGGGGTCGTTGGATTGTAACATGCTAGCAAGGACAATATCGCCAGTTTTTTCGCCTGCCGAagttggaaaaaccgatattgcAGATCTTGCTGGGTCACCCTCGTTGTCCAGAAGAAAGCAAGTTGTTAAATCGGCCTTTGAAACGTGGAGTGATTCTTCTAAAGACATTTCCAAGCTCCCTAACTTGGACAAGAGAGATTTATtaataactgaaagaaaagttCGTACTGGCAGTCCCAATCTAGACTTTCGATCACCAAGACACAAGCAATTGAGGAAAGCGTTCTCCCAACCGGCGATTATGTCGAAAAGTGACAGTTTCCCAAAATTGAACACTTGTGATTCACCCCAAAGAAAATACACAGAAAATGAACGTTCAGCTGAAATCAGAAGGCACATTCATCAGGAGAACGTGGACTATGATCTCTTGACGTCTAAAGCGGCGATTTTAGAACGCTATTTAAACAGCCAAAAAGCTGCGTAA
- the LOC138022217 gene encoding uncharacterized protein, with amino-acid sequence MWIQRKQIKQVYQYISLPVMFGVKLIHEEHIQLMMKSTESQTYKSSFDVILCDQSTQTDEDFHREEVISSDEVDPSHEQKITPDNSPQKDPSYVPLKNDEMSDHSNSSQSETEDSKSVNPQDDVKFLVFKQELVKLFKRCPECGAGIRKKYESTQGSQLLVTLKCINGHTYFWSSQPMIIGMAAGNLLMSSSILLSGAIYTKIATLAEILRLCFFSEKIFCNIQDSYLFPVINEIWKGEQNSVFKDLKDKELWLSGDGRCDSPGHNAKYGTYTMIDQLSDKIVDFQIVQVSEVTSSNAMEREGFKRCMENIQGKGAKVKVVATDRHVSIKSDMERIYPDVHHQFDVWNLAKRVTKKLTEKAKKKDCSDLFPWIKSVSNHLWWCADTCNGDKELLREKWISIVHHTANIHQWDSADYYHECPHPPIPRNVARTKRWLRPGSPAHEALKEVVFDKKLLKDIQQLTLSCHTGSLEVYHSVQAKYLPKRQHFWYKGMVARTQLAALDHNANTSRDHATASRGENEGELRFKVVFPKRSKEWIATPIMEKTTMDRVRPLVDATVARKCQDAAERSATLTAPHTPRNIACTPRPDKAYVIARHTSRFSDT; translated from the exons ATGTGGATTCAACgaaagcaaataaaacaagTATACCAATACATAAGCTTACCAGTGATGTTCGGTGTCAAATTAATACACGAGGAGCACATTCAACTTATGATGAAATCAACTGAGTCTCAAACTTACAAGTCTTCATTTGATGTGATCCTGTGTGACCAAAGCACTCAAACTGATGAAGACTTTCACAGAGAGGAAGTGATCTCTTCTGATGAGGTAGACCCTTCCCATGAACAGAAAATCACCCCTGACAATTCACCTCAAAAGGATCCATCTTATGTACCATTGAAAAATGATGAAATGTCAGATCATTCAAACAGTTCACAGTCAGAAACTGAAGATTCAAAAAGTGTCAACCCACAAGATGATGTTAAGTTCCTTGTTTTcaaacaagaattagtgaagcTTTTTAAAAGATGTCCCGAGTGTGGTGCAGgcataagaaaaaaatatgaatCTACCCAGGGTTCTCAGTTGCTTGTTACACTTAAGTGCATAAATGGCCACACCTACTTCTGGAGCAGCCAGCCAATGATCATAGGGATGGCCGCTGGAAACCTTTTGATGTCCTCGTCGATTCTTCTAAGTGGGGCCATTTACACCAAGATAGCTACATTAGCTGAAATATTAAGGTTATGCTTTTTCAGTgagaaaatattttgtaacaTTCAAGACTCATATTTATTTCCAGTAATTAATGAAATTTGGAAGGGAGAACAAAATTCTGTTTTTAAGGATTTGAAAGACAAAGAGTTGTGGCTTTCTGGGGATGGTCGCTGTGACAGCCCAGGGCATAACGCAAAATATGGCACCTACACCATGATCGATCAACTTAGTGACAAAATAGTTGACTTCCAAATTGTTCAGGTCAGCGAAGTGACCAGTAGTAATGCCATGGAGAGAGAAGGATTTAAAAGGTGCATGGAAAATATCCAGGGTAAAGGGGCAAAAGTGAAGGTTGTGGCAACTGATCGCCATGTAAGCATAAAGTCAGATATGGAACGCATCTACCCTGATGTGCATCACCAGTTTGATGTGTGGAATTTAGCGAAACGTGTCACTAAAAAACTAACTGAAAAGGCAAAGAAGAAGGACTGTAGTGATCTTTTTCCCTGGATCAAGTCAGTCTCCAACCATCTATGGTGGTGTGCCGACACATGCAATGGGGACAAGGAAC TCTTACGGGAGAAGTGGATATCAATTGTCCACCACACTGCCAACATCCACCAGTGGGACAGTGCAGATTATTATCATGAATGTCCCCACCCACCCATCCCAAGAAATGTGGCCAGAACCAAGAGATGGCTAAGGCCAGGTTCACCAGCACATGAGGCATTAAAAGAAGTGGTATTTGACAAAAAGCTACTTAAAGACATCCAGCAGTTGACACTCAGCTGTCACACTGGATCTTTGGAGGTGTATCACAGCGTCCAAGCAAAATACCTCCCCAAGCGGCAGCACTTTTGGTATAAGGGCATGGTTGCTCGAACACAGCTGGCAGCCCTTGACCACAATGCCAACACCAGCAGAGACCATGCTACTGCTTCAAGGGGAGAAAACGAGGGAGAGCTTCGTTTCAAGGTGGTCTTCCCCAAAAGAAGTAAGGAGTGGATTGCAACACCAATTATGGAGAAGACAACGATGGATCGTGTACGCCCATTGGTGGATGCAACTGTCGCAAGGAAGTGTCAAGATGCTGCTGAAAGAAGTGCCACTCTCACAGCACCACATACTCCACGCAACATTGCTTGCACCCCTCGACCAGATAAGGCATATGTTATTGCAAGGCACACATCTAGATTTTCTGATACTTGA
- the LOC138022211 gene encoding uncharacterized protein: MRETPMHRAEKSLLPMRRKMSPTAISNMEAHAIEQTGVDEEITSPAPTTKDSLFYASSKRSVSSSKYEPSLSEKCLIPPFTTFRDSDKRENFTQNFHFRRPSEHFLEVLGSHIVMQAFPNTILGTSLPPLRKPNHAEDSLKRTPREVKIAFSGSVCNGGLSKPTNDDNQLLFLSGTKKAFVASNLPNKQILRKTNSLPLIKTFSNHSNGLCDLNAGPTFRNRTKSVVVSPGELVNESEQTQLPFDENLEEQNDAAIFDKPEEEQDPEKFSMICQWLKECEKSKIV, encoded by the coding sequence ATGCGAGAGACACCAATGCATAGGGCGGAGAAAAGCTTACTTCCAATGCGGCGTAAGATGTCACCAACCGCGATTTCAAACATGGAAGCTCACGCAATTGAACAAACCGGTGTCGATGAGGAGATCACAAGTCCAGCGCCGACTACGAAAGACAGCCTCTTCTACGCTTCATCAAAGAGGAGCGTCTCAAGCTCTAAATATGAGCCAAGTTTGTCCGAAAAGTGCTTGATTCCGCCCTTTACAACATTTCGAGACAGTGATAAAAGAGAAAACTTCACTCAAAATTTTCACTTCAGAAGACCTTCCGAACATTTTCTGGAGGTTTTGGGCTCACACATAGTGATGCAGGCTTTTCCTAACACGATATTAGGGACTTCTTTACCACCATTACGAAAACCAAACCATGCAGAAGATTCGCTTAAAAGGACTCCTAGAGAAGTTAAAATTGCATTTAGTGGAAGTGTTTGCAACGGTGGCTTGTCAAAACCAACAAATGATGACAACCAACTTCTTTTCCTTTCCGGTACGAAGAAAGCCTTTGTAGCATCAAACCTTCCTAACAAACAGATTCTGCGAAAGACGAACTCGCTACCTTTGATTAAAACATTCTCTAACCACTCTAATGGGTTATGTGACCTAAACGCCGGACCTACTTTTCGAAATCGCACGAAATCTGTGGTTGTGAGTCCGGGAGAGTTGGTGAATGAATCTGAACAAACGCAGTTGCCATTTGATGAAAATTTAGAAGAACAAAACGACGCAGCAATATTTGATAAACCCGAAGAGGAGCAGGATCCAGAAAAGTTTTCTATGATTTGTCAATGGTTAAAGGAGTGTGAAAAATCCAAAATCGTTTGA